The Taeniopygia guttata chromosome 1A, bTaeGut7.mat, whole genome shotgun sequence DNA window ACTGTTTCTCATTTTGAAGACTTTGATTTCCTGCCATTTAAACCTACACATAGAAATTTTTATTAGTTCACACAGTGAAATCTTTCCTGAAACCAGTTAAGAAGCCAAACATACTCAAATCTATCTAGAGTGAAAAATAATAGGTAGGATTACAGTAAGCACTTTCAGTGATTCCTCTGTGTGGTACTGTAGTTTCTCTGCATTTATCAgccaacttctctgggcagtaGTTCAACATAGGGAGCTCTCCCTGACGCTGTGAGTCTGAGTCATTAGTGTGAACAGGATGATGCATGCATTGGCTGCTGTGTGGCCGATCCAGTTCAGCAGctttaaagcattttatatGCTTTGGTAATACACTACTGCACATCATGCTATACTAGTGATTATACAACAAATCAAGTTGTGAataatgtgggttttttttttttaatttgtgaattttaatttttccttgtaAATGTGCTTATTCCATAGCTGTTAAAATATGCCAGTTGGAGATTATAATTGATTATATGTTGGTGTTCAGCTTCCTAATACAGAGCTATGCTATGAACACCTTTATTTCCAAATACGTGTAACTTAAAGGAGACAGTGTGTTGCTGTTTATTTCCATAGGCAGCTAAATGAGCTTTGTAGAGAGAACGTAGACACAAATTATTGGCTAGTGAAAGGGAAAAGATTGAAGAGCACTTAAAATGATCCAAAATGGCCTTCAAGTATATAAAATACATGCTTAAGGGCAAAAGCTTTGTAGTCAGAATTGATTTGATGCAAGAAGGTTATAGTTTACTTTCAATTTCTGATAAGATTGGTTTGTAATCTTGGACTAATAATAAGGTCTATAAGTGATACTTCCTGATTTTGAAGACCAGAAAAGCTTGAGataatattttgcaaaattaatttcacaatTGTTATGTCTGCTTTGCTGAATAAATAGGACTGAAGATGTTGATTCAGGTAAAATATGGCTCAATACTTTCCAGAAACTGCAATTTATAGTGTTTGTTAAGATCAATCCAGTAGTTTGGTCATCTTTAAAACATTAGCAAAAAGGGTGTTTCTGATTCTTAGCTGAGATGAATCTGATTGACTGGTCTTCACTGTGATTATTATAATTACTTAGAGGTTGCATTTGAAAAATAAGCATATTTCAATCAAAAGAATTCAGTAGTTATTCAACAGTTCAGGTTTAAAACATGGGATTTTTAACCTTGTGTACTGTAGTCTGTTGACTAGGCACAGGGAATTCAATTTCTCTGGACTACCATGGAGTACCTTGGAATTCTATTGGTTTCTGTTTGAGCTGATTTGTACTTGTGTTGTTTGCAAAACAATTTACTATGCACCAAGAATAGATGCATGCAACAGTGCGGTGAGTATCCACTGACTAGCAGTGTTGTGTATTTGAAGAGAAACTCAAGATGTGTCAGTGAATCACGGTGAAGGAGGCTTGACTGAAGAGTCAAATCAAGTTGTGAAGAAAGCTGTAAACTTTTCCTGCAACTGGAGAAGATGTTTCAACTGCAgccagagatggcttgctgtATTTGTGTCTCAGAGATAATTATTGGTAATAATCTGTGTTTGCAAATGTTTGTGTACAGATTTATCAGTTTTTAAGTTAAGTTAGAGGCAAAAAGTCTTTACCAGATTAGtgttcagaaattattttaataatgcaTTATTAATTTAACATAATTGAAGCAGTAAAATTAGCAGATTAGACTGGCGATATGGTCCTCCAAACCCGTCCCTAGTCTCAGGGCTAGTAGTCTTTAGTGGCTGTAGAGATAGTTTAattgaatttaaatttaaataattaaattaaaggGCAATGTTAGGTTAGGGCATGAGGTCTGACTGCTTTTAAGGAACGTCTCTGTCAGAATTGTTCATttctgcagaagctgctgaagcAAGTAAGAAACCATCCGTCTTCATTTCTGTGCACTTAAAGGGCTTATTTTTATACCTTTGATCAGATACCAGTCAGTATCTCAGTTAACAGTTCTCTTGAGATTATCTGTATGCTGTATTTTCTAAAAGTGTAACCCCAAAGTTGTTgttgtatatttattttaaggTTATATGTAAATCTCCATTAAATACTCTACAAATTGAATAATTTGCAATCTTTCTGAATTTGTAGCATTGATGTGATCATAAAGCATCAGTTTCAGATGTCTGTGCCCTAGTTTGATTAATCTCAAATTCGTTCCAAGTTCTGTGTATTAACAAAATGGAGTTGCAAGTGATACTTCAGTGTCTGATTTTGGCAAATATGTTTTGCCTTTGCTGCCTCTCCGTCCACCCTTCCCCTGCCCACACCCCCCACATGTATTTTCAGCAGGTTTTACCACATGAGTACACAGATgagggggaaggagagaaagatACCAAGCAGGTTATGGTTTGTGAAGGAAGGCATGGAAAGTGCTAGGTGTGATTGCTGTGGGAATTGCATATTCCTGGGTGTTAAGCTAAGTGTTGTGCCTCAAGTGCAGACATTGTTCTGAGTTCATGGGAGGTAAGGTGTTGTGAGCATGGCCATCAAAAGAGAAGCTCCAGGTTTGCCTAACATGGTGACAGACCACAGATGCCAAAACTTTGAACCTTACTCTGGTTACTATAGTACAGTAAGTCACACATAGTGCTTGAGTGCAAGGGCTTGCTTGTCTATATCCTCCTCCTGTTTTCTCTTGCTTTATGCCTTTTGCTTCTGCTAGGtaattttttataataattaGGTCTTGCCCCTGTACATTCTTGGACATGGGGAAAAAGGGTAGCAGCAGTGGGGTACATACAACAGATTTGGGGATGGAAGatgtgttttgggtttgttttacTGCATAGAGCTGTGACCGAACCCAAATGTTATATAGAATAAAGATGCAGTAATTAAGAATATTGTTTACTTGTCTGTGAATTATGCAGACACTGATGGTCAAGCATGTAACCTGATGGCTCTGGCTAGGTTAATTTTTGTTACAAATCTTGTGAATTGAAGACTAAGAAGGACTGTGGTTTTGAGACTGAAGCAGAACAGCCATACTAAACGAATTTCCAGCTCCAAATAAAAAACATGTACTAAGCAAGTGTTTTGTTACTAGATTTATAGAGGTAAGTCCAACCAGATGAAggttttcaattttaaaattctgctttgctACCAAAACCGACCTGAAGTTTTATGACTTGAATGCaaaatactggaaaaataaTGTTGCCAATTTAATACTCTTCACTTGTTTATACAGCCTGGGACCTCTGGTGAGTAAAGTGAAGGAGTATCAAGTGGAGACCATTGTAGATACCCTCTGTACAAACATGCTTTCAGATAAAGAACAGTTACGTGACATTTCAAGCATTGGTCTTAAAACAGTGATTGGAGAACTTCCCCCAGCTTCCAGTGGTAAGGCATTTTGTTCTAAAgactttgtgtatttttatcatttactgactgaaaaaaaaaattaaagttggGAGTTTTAAAGAAGAGGATTCAGTTAATTTAGCATTGGAACTAGTTTCAGGATAAAATCATGGCACAGATAGCCTTTCAGTTTCTCCTTCTCTGACTATATTGCCAAATTTTACTAGCttgacaactttttttttttttttttactgaaggATTGCATTAATGTGGAGTAGAAACTTAGAGAATATGAACTTCAGCATAACAAGTTGTaaaagtttctattttaataattGCTTGGTGGAGCACATCTAGGCTGCAGTAATGCTAAATCTCATCTTGGTCTTTGGTTAATaatacactttaaaaattattacaactcctgtatttttctttaaccATCTGATTTCTTGTCTCACTTTCTAGGAATTGTATTTCTGGCAGTTGCCTGTTAAATTAGTCAAAGTCTTACCTGTAGGTTTAAATGAAGACAGTCTTTCCTCTGAAAGAGACACTAATGTTGAACAGCTCATCGGTTAATAGCATTACTTTTTTACTCAAGTGCTTTTCACATATCATAGTGTAGGATATGGATGAGACTAGAGACTAATTAAAAAGGCTTTGGAAATTGCATTTTTAGAGATTGAGGTCTGATTTTGATATCCTGTTTGAAAATTGACATGTAAATCTTGCTTCTAGCAAGCAGCAGTGACATGCATAAGCCTTACATAAATAACTAATTTTAAGTAAGTTGCTTTAAGCTTTTACTCTTTTCTTTGCTTACACAAAAGAAGATTTTTGGGTGGAGGTAAAGCTCAAACAAAAACGTAGGCAAGTCttcaatataattaatattcctaatataaaaataaacaacatgTTATTTTTTGCTCCCAACTCAAACACAGattgttctctttttcttagCCTCCATGGTAACATATTAGACTGTCCACTCgttatattttacttttaattgtAGTTAAGAGTGAGccataatatatataaattagaTTTACTATAGGTTGGAATGATATTAATTTCACATTGAAATTTGCAAAAGGTAACTCAAAGAATTTCATGCAGGTGAACATGAGTACTAACCACTGGGCAGTCATTACCATGACAGGAGTTCCTTCTCATAATTACTTGAAATAATGTTAGACAATTAGAGGGAAGGGGAACTATGAAGTTGTTATAAAGACATTTTtacttgtattttaaaacacttcAGATAGaaattttccccctttctcaAATGTTTCAGGAGTATTTCTGCTACTTTTAAGTAGCTTCTtgtgcaaaataattttattttgatttttttgccgTAAGAAGTGGCTccatctgctgctgtgcttttcCATACCATATGGTTTATACATTAATTTTTACCTATAGTCCTTTCATTTATAGACGTCTTGTGGCTTTCACTTTCCATTGCTTGCTCTTCCAAAAGCAGTGTTCTGTTGTGTATACCTTCTGGGACAAGAATCCCTCCTGCTTAACATGTTTGTACATAGATAGTCTTTTCAGCTCTAATGCAGAGCATACGTGACATCAGCAGAGTGGCTGCTTATGCTTGTTTTATTCATTGGAAAAAGCTTCTTTATGTAGATTGGGTTGCTTTCCATAGtcacaaacatcatctctggtgttaaaagctgtattttttttttaatattatggaAATGCTGAGGTTTTGTTGTACTTTCAGGTTCTGCATTAGCAGCTAATGTTTGCAAAAAGATCACAGGGCGTCTCACTAGTGCTATAGCCAAGCAGGAAGATGTGTCTGTTCAACTGGAGGCGCTGGATATCATGGCTGATATGCTGAGCAGGTAAACATCCCTCTTTTAATATGCTGGTGAATGCTCATAAATACTACTTAAAGCTTGAACTTCAGTTTTCCAAAtgttaaaattacattattcaAAGTGATATGAAATAATATGGTAATATAATGTGTACATGAAacttaatttagaaaaaaatatgtgaatGTATTGAAGATAATTGGTTGATCAATTACTAATGTTCTGAGAACTGTAGTTTTAAGCTTATTTAAGTGCTTATTGTTTTGAAGGTATGTTTTAAActgatttcttcttttaacAAATTCTAAAACCTGAAATTTTAAAGATTTGATTGGAATCTTTGTGATGTTTGTGGGAATATTTGAAGGATTGTTTTACAGTATATGAACAAAGTTATCTAGATTCAATTGGTTTTGAGTTTGTGTTTTGTCTGTTTTAAGGCAAGGAGGACTGCTTGTTAACTTCCATCCTTCAATTCTGACCTGTCTGCTCCCCCAGCTGACCAGCCCAAGACTTGCTGTGAGGAAAAGAACCATCATTGCTCTTGGTCACCTGGTTATGAGTTGTGGCAATATGGTTTTTGTTGACCTCATTGAACATCTGTTGACAGAGCTGTCTAAAAATGATTCCATGTCAACAACTAGGACCTATATACAGTGTATTGCTGCTATCAGTAGGCAAGCAGGTCATAGAATAggtaagaaaaatatattaattatctTTTACTTTGAAGTTTTCCATGGGAGTAATTActtagctatttttttttctcttaccaGGTGAATATCTtgagaaaataattcctttggTTGTAAAATTTTGTAATGTAGATGATGATGAACTAAGAGAGTACTGCATTCAAGCCTTTGAATCTTTTGTTAGGAGGTAAGTCATTCATGGGTACCTATTTCAGGCTTTCTTAAGATGTAATAGTGTGTCATTTGATTGTAAGTTGTCAAGAGATAGCCTCCTTCATACAAAACACTCTTGCAAGCTTTGAGCTGGCACAGTTTCTATAACTGTCTTGTAACTTAACTCTTAAGCAATGTGTTATGTCTGTATTCTACAAACTTTCTACTGTGCCATTGCTACTTGTGCAAACAAGATGTGGGAAGCATTCTAATAATACTTGTGTCCAATAATGGTTGTAAAAAATTGGTATCCAAAGGCATAAAAGCCCCTCGCAACCTTCCAGTCTTGTAGATCCTGTTACAAAGTGGCATTACCCTTTCTAACCTTACCTTTGAATTTCTGTAGTTCAGAGGTATGCCTTGATGTTGTCTTGGCTAGTCTCTCCAAAGTACAGTATGCAGCATGAAAtcttttaagaatattttagtACTTCAAAGTAATTTGCCgattattgtatttttatattacaCAGGTGTCCTAAAGAAGTTTATCCTCATGTATCTACTATTATAAACATTTGTCTTAAATATCTTACTTATGATCCTAATTACAATtatgatgatgaagatgaagatgaaaatGCTATGGATGCTGATGGCGGTGATGATGATGATCAAGGTATGTTCTCTTTTTGGTTTGGGGGAGAGGATGAGCCTTTGATCCTGTACCCATCTGAGAAAATTGGTGTGGGTGGTAATACTCCTGAGTACCAGCATTTGAATGACTTGTGTACTTTCATTCAAATTTTGTACTTCTTTTAAACATGGCTAATGAACTCATTTCCTGGAATAAAAGTATGGGATGTTGATGCTGGAGATCAGTAATTCTGAGAGTGAACATAAAATACAAgacaagtattttaaaatacctgaAAGGTGGAAAAAGGCAGAAGCATGTCACATGACATAACTAAAGTGAGAACATCAGTTAATGAATTGAAAATACATATACAGCATGGGAAAGGCTTCTCACTACTTTCCACTATAATATATTGGTACCTAATGCATAAAATCAGAATAGATTGAAAATTACTCAGTATTTTTCGGTAGGATAGAAGTGTTTCAGACTGAAAGGTATAAGGTATTTTATTGTTAATATGGTGTCAAGCATTGCCAGATGCAAGCTTTGTGAAAACTTGGACACACAAGTAATCTGAACTGAGGGCATAAAATTCTCATTACTTAAGGAAGGAGTAAGCTACATAGTTGTTGCTTTAAGACCTGAAAAATcgatataattattttatactttttggtttttttgggggcgCTGTATAGTTTGATTTATTTCTAGAAAGAATCTTGATCAGCTAGTATTCACTGTTGCTTTGTTGTTTATGTCATGAATAAAGAAGAATATGCTTTAAATCAGTAGTCAGGCTGGAAATATGATGGGGAGCTCCTTTTCCTATTTGCAGTTTAAATTAATATGTGTGGAAGACTAGCGTGAAAAAATTGGCTGAGAATTACAAGTTGAGCTATTTAGAAGACTTTTTATGTATATGGTTTTTAATGTAATTATGAACCTATTTCTTCGTGTGTCTTATGCAAAGAACCCAactttttaattgtttaaaGAGTGTGAtctttttaattgtttaaaataGAACTTGATGCTTTGCTTGTCTAGATTTGAACATgtgcataatttattttttcaagggAGTGATGATGAATAtagtgatgatgatgacatgaGCTGGAAAGTGAGGCGTGCAGCTGCTAAATGTCTGGATGCTGTGGTTAGCACACGACACGAAATGCTTCCAGAATTCTACAAAACTGTATCTCCTGCTTTAATAGCCAGATTCAAAGAACGTGAAGAGAATGTTAAAGCAGATGTTTTTCATGCAtatctttctcttttaaaacaAACTCGACCTGTGCAAAGTTGGCTTTGTGATCCTGATGCAATGGAACAAGGAGAGACACCTTTGACAATGCTTCAGAGTCAGGTTATTTCTAAAGATTCTTGTTATCTTTGAGAAGACATGTTGAAATTTCACCCTGTTCATAAGGATAGTTTGTTCAATGTACTTTATCATGCTTTCTTCATACACAGGTTACAGTTTGTTCCTGTAGTACTAACATAGAGGGCAAACTGGGTAAACTGGCCCAAAAAAATGCAGCAGTCTTAGAAACTGAAATTGACTCATACAAGTGTGCttatttatttcagttgttTACTCACTGCATGTCTTGTGTCATTTAGCCAAATTGCCAAAGCAAAAGTTACTTTGTGCTTTCTGTATCCAGACATAAGCACCAATGATCAAGATAAAACTTGATCTGCTGCAACAGATTTTATTTGCAGAATAGAAAGGATAATGCTGAAAAACTTAATTGAAGTGAATTATTTAGGTGACTTTTCAGTTGTTGCTCTCTATAGTTTCAATAATGCAAATCACCTTTCAAAgctaaattacttttttttttgtaaagcatttattttgaaTCTTCATTTCTCAATGTTTCTGCAACTTCTCTAGTTCTGTAGAGAAATCAGTGTTAGGATGCACATATTTCTTTATATCCCCCACAGTGATCAATAATGAAAACAATGCCAGCTATTGAATCAATTAACAGACGTGTGATGATTACAGGTTCCCAACATAGTTAAAGCCTTGCACAaacaaatgaaagagaaaagtgtTAAGACTCGTCAGTGCTGCTTTAACATGCTGACTGAGCTAGTAAATGTGTTACCTGGAGCCCTAACACAGCATGTTCCTGTACTTGTACCAGGTATGAGAAATACAGCATTAACTTAAATACTTACTAATAAATGGTATGGGAAGTTCTGAAACATCAAAATATTGAAGTCCCAACTGTGCTTTTTGCAAAAGCCTTGAAGTGTGACTTCTGTTGAAGAaggaaaatggcaaaataatAAGCTGTTATATATatccatataaatattttattcatatatTTCCGTTAGTCTTGAAAAGAAGATTAAagggtttttcttctttattaaataaaagaagTTAATTTGATTCTTAATTACAAAATCAAACCGCCTTCTTTtccaaacagagaaaaatattttccatagtttagcttttaaaacttaaaatgtTGACATTTGAAGTAATGGTGAAAAGTAAGGTTGGAAATGTTAAAGGTTCAGAATTTCTTTATAATTAAGAAAATGTCATAAACCATTGAATGGCTCATGTCTTTTGATGGAGAACGCTTAATAGCCAATTGGTTGAATAAAGTGATGAGAGGGGTTTGGAAGCATTCAGAAAGATGGGGAGCCAGAAGGCGTAAATTCAGTATAGCGGCCTTCCTTTGGAATTTTTGAAGTGTTCTAGCAGACTATAAATACCTGccctaaaaatacattttttgatTTCTTCCAGGAATAATATTTTCACTGAATGACAAATCAAGTTCTTCTAATCTGAAGATAGATGCTTTGTCCTGTTTGTATGTGATCCTCTGCAATCATTCTCCCCAAGTCTTTCATTCTCATGTTCAAGCATTGGTACCTCCAGTTGTAGCTTGTGTTGGTGACCCATTTTACAAGATAACATCAGAGGCACTTTTGGTTACCCAACAACTTGTAAAGGTTATTCGTCCTTTAGACCAGCCTACTTCCTTTGATGCTGCTCCTTACATCAAAGATTTGTTTACTTGTACAATCAAGAGATTAAAGGCTGCTGACATTGATCAGGAGGTGAAAGAAAGGGCAATATCTTGCATGGGTCAAATAATTTGTAGCCTTGGTGACAGTCTAGGCACAGACCTGCCTAGTACACTTCAGATCTTTCTAGAGAGACTGAAGAACGAAATCACTCGGTTAACTACTGTGAAGGCAATGACATTGATTGCTGGTTCTCCTTTGAAAATAGATTTGAGACCAATCCTTGGAGAAGGAGTTCCTATTCTTGCTTCTTTTTTGAGAAAGAACCAGCGAGCTTTGAAGCTGGGCACTCTTTCTGCGCTagatattttaattaagaatTACAGTGACAGCTTGACAGCTGCCATGATTGATGCAGTCCTGGATGAGCTTCCACCTCTGATTAGTGAAAGTGACATGCACGTATCACAGATGGCCATCAGTTTTCTGACAACGCTAGCTAAAGTTTATCCTTCCTCCCTGTCAAAGATTAGTGGCTCCATTCTCAATGAACTTATTGGGCTGGTAAGATCACCCCTACTTCAGGGTGGAGCGCTTAGTGCCATGCTAGAATTTTTCCAAGCTTTGGTTGTGACTGGTACAAACAATTTAGGCTATATGGATTTACTGCGCATGTTAACGGGTCCAGTGTActcacagagcacagcacttACTCACAAGCAGTCTTACTATTCTATTGCCAAATGTGTCGCCGCCCTTACTCGAGCCTGCCCTAAGGAAGGACCAGCTGTTGTAGGTCAGTTCATTCAAGACGTTAAGAACTCGAGGTCCACAGATTCCATTCGTCTTTTGGCTTTGCTTTCTCTTGGGGAAGTTGGGCATCACATTGACTTAAGTGGACAAATCGAGCTGAAGTCTGTAATACTGGAAGCATTCTCTTCTCCTAGTGAAGAAGTCAAGTCAGCGGCATCATATGCCTTAGGCAGTATTAGTGTTGGCAATCTTCCTGAGTATCTGCCATTTGTCCTGCAAGAAATAACCAGTCAGCCTAAGAGGCAATACCTTCTTCTGCATTCCTTGAAAGAAATAATTAGCTCTGCTTCAGTCATTGGTCTCAAACCATATGTTGAGAACATCTGGGCCTTACTCCTGAAACACTGTGAATGTGCAGAAGAGGGTACAAGGAATGTTGTTGCTGAATGCTTGGGCAAGCTTACATTGATAGACCCAGAGACTTTGCTTCCACGACTCAAGGGATACTTGGCATCAGGTGAGGAGTAGTAATGCATGTATGTGTTGAAGCAGATGGCTTTATGATACATGTTAATAAATAGATCTAGTTTTTCAAATTACTTCCTTGTATATTGTGTCTTGAAGTTTTGCTCCCCTTCTCCAACAATGGAAGTTTAAGGTTTTTTGTGTTTACTAGAAGTTGTTAGTCATACACAAGAATAACTTGTGTTCTGCTTTCAGGCATTATATTTCTGTTAACAGTGTTATGTTTTATGTTTAAGACAGAGCTATAAACTTGAAGGGGGGAAGGAGCATGAACGACTAAGGGACAAATTAACAAACCAAATGCAACATTTTGACCTTTTGGTGTAAATTactattttcctaattttcagaTAAGGATTCTGAAGTTTTTTAAGAATTAGGAAATATCTTTGTGAATAATTCATTAATCAGTCTCATATCAAGAACTGTATTCACGTGTCTTCTTCAGGTGCTTCTGCTGTAaatgggagattttttttttgtagaccAATGTGTGATCATAAATAATCTGTTATAATAGGCTTATTGCTCAAATTATAAGGAGATAACATTACATGCTTATTACAATGTTATAGTATTTCCCCCCTGTTTAAAATGTTCATCTGTAGGTTTGAGTTACGTATTGCATTGCTAGCAAtaaacagcatttcttttttgcTGTTCTTGAGAGTATTAGATGTCGAAGAGTAATGAGTAGCACTGAGCATGATTTAGATTCTGTTGTTCTGTTTTAATCTTGCATGTTCACACTTTTGTTTTGTATTAGGGTCTTCATATGCTCGAAGCTCAGTTGTTACTGCAGTTAAGTTCACTATTTCTGATCACCCTCAACCCATAGACCCACTCTTGAAGAACTGCATAGGTAAGTACTCCACTTATACTGACAGCTTCTATGTTTTCAGGCAAGAgagttacattttaaatttatttcttgtattaccagaaataaatattttgaagataCTAGAATTATCTGCTAATAATAACTATTGGAAGAGTTACAAGATATTTCCATAGTAGCCAATTATTTCTATTAACACTAATTTATTTGAGTTCTGAGCAGTAAAAATTGTGTCATTAAAAATTCTATGTATTGACTTTGTGATGGGCAATACAAGAAGCTAATGTTTTTAGTAGGATGGGATCCAAAAGCTGATTTCCTTTCCCATGTTTTTGCCAAATTGTATCAGTTTAATGTAGTAACATGTACTGTATTTACCGAGAAGTGTGGTCTTGGAAATATTTGATATTCAGTCACTTAAAACTTGTATGCTTATGTGAATTATTCTGAGTATTACCACATTTTCAATTGTAAATACAGGTTGTTATTTTTCGTAATGCTTGTAGTCAGAAAGCATTTggaattttgtgtatttttataagGTAATCAGAGCTTTAAGTGTAACATCAGTATGACACAGACTTTTGCAATGCTGTAGCTTTCGCATTTGTATAATAAACTATTGTAGATTTTTTAAAGATGGTATGAATAATTTCTGCTTGGTTAATTACAGGTCTAAAGATCTGTAAGAATTGTCTGTGTTTCTTAACCTAATAGGAGGGGAAACATTTATGCTGAAAAGCGTAAAGTTTTGTAAAGAAGAAGGTTTTTATTTATAGGGAAATGAAATCAGTTTCCTGTGTGTTATTTTCATCACtaagcttttttgttttttaagtaatATATTCAAGAATTATGCTTGTAggtttttccccctcccctgaAGCTGCTTTGCCCCTTTGGtttctggaaatatttattgATTATTCAATCAAAAAGCTATCAGAATCTAGTACTTTAAAAATCTCAGTCATTTTGAGTTTTGTTACCCAGCTTTTTGGTCGGTATAAGAGTTACTTTGTCTTTACACCTTGTTGGTTTTCTCCTtagaaaatgttcatttttcatGGAAGTTGCTACAACAACTTCACAAACATTGAGGATATATTCATGCAGTCATTTATCTTAACAAGACTGCGTTACGGAAGta harbors:
- the CAND1 gene encoding cullin-associated NEDD8-dissociated protein 1, whose amino-acid sequence is MASASYHISNLLEKMTSSDKDFRFMATNDLMTELQKDSIKLDDDSERKVVKMILKLLEDKNGEVQNLAVKCLGPLVSKVKEYQVETIVDTLCTNMLSDKEQLRDISSIGLKTVIGELPPASSGSALAANVCKKITGRLTSAIAKQEDVSVQLEALDIMADMLSRQGGLLVNFHPSILTCLLPQLTSPRLAVRKRTIIALGHLVMSCGNMVFVDLIEHLLTELSKNDSMSTTRTYIQCIAAISRQAGHRIGEYLEKIIPLVVKFCNVDDDELREYCIQAFESFVRRCPKEVYPHVSTIINICLKYLTYDPNYNYDDEDEDENAMDADGGDDDDQGSDDEYSDDDDMSWKVRRAAAKCLDAVVSTRHEMLPEFYKTVSPALIARFKEREENVKADVFHAYLSLLKQTRPVQSWLCDPDAMEQGETPLTMLQSQVPNIVKALHKQMKEKSVKTRQCCFNMLTELVNVLPGALTQHVPVLVPGIIFSLNDKSSSSNLKIDALSCLYVILCNHSPQVFHSHVQALVPPVVACVGDPFYKITSEALLVTQQLVKVIRPLDQPTSFDAAPYIKDLFTCTIKRLKAADIDQEVKERAISCMGQIICSLGDSLGTDLPSTLQIFLERLKNEITRLTTVKAMTLIAGSPLKIDLRPILGEGVPILASFLRKNQRALKLGTLSALDILIKNYSDSLTAAMIDAVLDELPPLISESDMHVSQMAISFLTTLAKVYPSSLSKISGSILNELIGLVRSPLLQGGALSAMLEFFQALVVTGTNNLGYMDLLRMLTGPVYSQSTALTHKQSYYSIAKCVAALTRACPKEGPAVVGQFIQDVKNSRSTDSIRLLALLSLGEVGHHIDLSGQIELKSVILEAFSSPSEEVKSAASYALGSISVGNLPEYLPFVLQEITSQPKRQYLLLHSLKEIISSASVIGLKPYVENIWALLLKHCECAEEGTRNVVAECLGKLTLIDPETLLPRLKGYLASGSSYARSSVVTAVKFTISDHPQPIDPLLKNCIGDFLKTLEDPDLNVRRVALVTFNSAAHNKPSLIRDLLDTVLPHLYNETKVRKELIREVEMGPFKHTVDDGLDIRKAAFECMYTLLDSCLDRLDIFEFLNHVEDGLKDHYDIKMLTFLMLVRLSTLCPSAVLQRLDRLVEPLRATCTTKVKANSVKQEFEKQDELKRSAMRAVAALLTIPEAEKSPLMSEFQSQISSNPELAAIFESIQKDSSSTNLESMDTS